From the Haladaptatus sp. DJG-WS-42 genome, the window TTCGGCGCAACGGGCTACAGCGCCGTCGAATTCGTCGGTCAGAGCGACGAGTTGCTCGCCGTCCACATCACCGACGAGGGCGTTACCTTCGAGGAGGTTCCTGACCTCGAAGAAGCGACCGTGAGCGAGACGGACGAGTACATGGCCGAACACCACGACCTCGGCGAAGACCAACTCTGCGTCATCGGCCCTGCAGGCGAAAATCGCGTCCGCTTTGCGTCCATCATGACCTCAGAATCACGCGCGTTCGGCCGCGGGGGTCTCGGCGCGGTCATGGGTGCAAAAGGCATCAAAGCCATCAGCTTCGACGGTGACTCCACGCCAGACATCGAGATTTCTGCGACGCAGATGGATATCCACCGCGAGGCCGCCACCTCAGACCACATCATGAAGCGACAGGGGACGACGAGCGTCACCGACCTCGCAAACGAGGTGGGTGCGTTCCCGACGAAATACTTCGCAGAGACCTCCTTCGAGGGAGCGAGCGGCATCAACGGCGACGCAGTCGAGTCAAAAAAGTACAAGAAAGGAACCTGCTCGTCGTGTGCGTTTGCGTGCAAACTCCCGACCAAAGACGAAGAAGCGGGTGTCGAAACCGAAGGCCCGGAATTCGAGACGGTGATGTCCTTCGGTTCGAACGCGCTCGTAGACGACATCGTTGACGTGATGAAATCGAACGAACTCTGCGACGAGTTCGGCGTCGACACCATCAGCGCTGGAGACGCAATTTCCGCGTACCTCGCCGCGAACGACGAGTTTGGCAACGTCTCACTCATCCACGAGTTAGTCGAGAAAATCGCCTATCGTGAAGGCGATGGCGACCTGCTCGCGGAGGGCATCGACCGCTTCCACGAAGAGCTCGGCGTCGAGAACTGGACGGTCAAAGGCATGGAATTCCCCGCCCACGACGGTCGCACCCTGAACGGACAGGGACTCTCCTTTGCCACCGCAAACCGCGGCGCAGACCACATGTACGCGACGTTTTACGCGCTCGAATACCCACTCGTGTCGCATAAGGACGCGCTCCCACCGGAGGGATTCGAGGGCAAACCAGCCGCACTCATCGAAAAGGAGAACGTCATGGCGCTGAACGACAGCGGCATCGTCTGTAAGTTCTCGCGCGGGTCGATGAGTCCAGAGCGCTACGAAAACCTCTTCGATGCGAGCTACGACGAGTTGCTTTCAGTCGGCAGTCGCGTGGTTGAACTCGAACGCCACTTCAACAACCAGCGTGGCTTCTCGCGGGCTGACGACGTACTCCCCTACGAGTTAGACGGCTTCGACGCGGCGCTCTCTGAGTACTACGAACTTCGGGGCTGGGCGGACAATGGCGTCGTGCCCGACGACGCAGTGACCGAATTCGTCGCGTAGAAGCGTGCGTTTTTGTAGTCGCTCGCCCAGAGCATGACCCATGCCTGAATCATTTGCCGATACTCTTCCGAACAATCCCGTCCCGGCGAGCCTCGCTGACGATTTAGAAGCCCTAGACGGTATCGAACAGTGCGTCGCCGTCCGCGGAAATTTTGAGGGCGAAGAGCTCGCCTATCAGTTGCTTATCAACATCGTCGACAGAGGCCTGCTCGCGCTTCATTTTGACGACGACGGGGGGTGGCAAGTGGTGTACGATTCGGCGGATGAAGACCCTGACAGTATCGAATCAGACGAAACCGTGTATCGCCACGCACACAACGCACTCTACGAACTCGCGCCAGCGGATCCTGATTCGAACCACTACGAAACGACGCCGACGTTCTGGTCGCCGCCAGAAGACCAGTAACTATGTCTGTCGCCCGTCCGCAGCCAACCATCCTTCGACTGCGCCTTTGAGGGCGCCAGTCGTGCTCCCAATGTTGAGGAGTTGATAGCCGGTTTTCGCCTTCTCGTTTACGTCGTCCATTCCAAAGCCGAGGCCGCCAAGTGGAACGCCAGCTTCGACGGCTGCTGTGCGGATGGTTTCGACAGCTTCGGTCACGACTGCGTGGTCTATGTCACCGGGATGCCCATAGGCAACTGAGAGGTCGAGCGGCCCGGCGAAGACGAATCCCAACGCTGGAACCGCGAGGATTTCGTCGATGTGTTCGACGGCTTCGCGGGTTTCGATGGTCACGCCAATCACCGTCTCCGTGTCTTCGCTTCCGACGTAGTCCGCTGCAAGTCCCCATCGTGCGGCACGCGGACTTGCAAGTCCGCGCTCGCCCGCGGCGTCGCGGTAGCGAAATTGTGTCGCGCTAACAGCGTCTTCGACTTCTTCGACTGTCTTCACGCGCGAGAGAAACAAGTTTCTCGCGCCGACATCGAGCGCCTTTCGAATCAAGCCAGGTTCCGTCGAAGGAAGGCGGACGAGCAGTTCGGTGTCAACCAATTCCGCCGCACGAAGCAGTTCGGTCAACCGTTCACCGTCCCACGGGCTCGGGCCACCGTGTTCGAAATCAATCCACACGAAGTCAAGGCCGAGTTCGCCGTAGAACTCGACCAGCGTCGGGCTGTATGTGTTATCGAGAATCCCAAGAGCAACGTTCCCCGATTCCAACGTCTTGCGGAGGGTGTTCTGTCGAAGCGTCTCCATACATCCTCCTCGTTGACTGGGGAGAAAACTCTGCGTCTCGCCGTGGATACCAGCGGCTCACTCCCATTGAGGTGCTTGGGCGTAAGGTCGCCCAAGCTGGCTGCTGGTATCCTACGTCAGCAACCAACTGGTCGTTTGCAGTGGCGAGGGAAGTACGTTCTGAAACTCACGCGAATAGGTAAATGGAGACAATCTTGGACGCGACAATTCAATATAGCAAAATACAGTTTATGCGTTGGTATGGGGACAAACCTATTCGAAAAATTTCGCCACTTACAGTCACACCACCGCCAAAATGAGGTGGGCCGAAGAATTTGGGCCAACGATCGCGGCATGGTGAGCGTGTAAAGAACCCACAGTCATTTCGGCGCACCGTTTTGCTGCAATTCGTTCTCCGCGCCTGACAGGCGTTCTGTGCGAATTCTCGGTATGGCTGTACGCTGAGCCGTATTTCCGGCTGTGATAAGATACAGGCCGCCTTGTACGGCCAATTTTCTGCCGTGTTGTCCGAGAACTCGACTCGCCGTCTACGGGTTGCGCCACCCCCTCGGACGGTGCTTTTGCGTATTTTGTGTTCTCCGTGTAGAGCAGCTGGGTTGGATGGCTCTTTTGGAATCGTTTGCTCGTAACCTCAATCTCACAGTCATCCTCCTGCGCCTGTTGTGTGCATTGCTGCTGCGGGTGTGTTGGTAGACGCTGAACCCATTGAACTGCACTCTGGACCACTGTGGCGCTGTGTGTGCCCATCTATAGCGTGTCGACTGGCAAAGCGTCCGTACGCGTCGAGTTCGTTGTAGTTTGCGAGTGGCCACTCGAAAGACCGCGAACCACGTTCACGCGTTCAATAATAGTCTGCAATCGCAGAGTGTAGAACCACTGAGAAAATCCCTTGTCCCATGCTAGCAATACACATGATATGCAAACCCACAACCTTAGTCCACTCAGTGAAATCTCGGCTGGTCGAACACACACAGATGCTGAACGGCTGAGTTTTCGGGTGGCGTGGCTGACAACCCACTTCACAGCCGGGAACTCTAGGACCCCATCCTACGCACGAAACTCCGGGGGTTTGCATGGTGAGAATGCACCTCCGTGATAACCGGCCAATTTCGTCCATTTGAGCCGAAAATTGGCAGTATTTCCCCTTCCCAAAGCCGGCAAATATCGATAGGTGTAAAAATATAATTATTCAGATATATGGGCGGAATTTCGTATTTTCTCAAGAGTATTACGGACGCATATTTCACTCCCCATTTCCTCTAATTTCAGTCCGACAGAAGCAGCTTGTTCAGCGCTCGATTTGGGTGGGCCATAGGTCGGTATTTGTGAATGTATTACCCACTCATCAAGCGGCATACTGTGGGTACAATAGCGACCGGTTTGAACCGTGGTCCCCAGCCAAACTACCATCTATTTGATACAGTAATTTATTTGTGGTGACTGCCACATTTGGGCCAATATACTGATCTGTAAAGCTCGATCAGTTCCACTCTGAATAATTATGTTGGAACGATACCAACGCAATTATAGAATTTATAGCCAGTATTGTGGACCTAATTGAGTGAATATGGAGTCCCAAATATACGGATTAAATCATATTTCGACCTCTATTTGAGTGCCATAGCTCATGATAAGATACTTTATCCAGGTATGTGGGGATACACTGATTAGGGTGGCGTGAGTGTTCAAAAGTAATGACTGATGTCGAGGCCGACACCGAGCGAACGGTGGTCAAAACGTATCTGCCATCCTACCAGAAAGAAATTTGGCAGGAACATGCAGCCGAATTAGACATGAGCCAGAGCGAGTACGTGAGAGCCATGGTACAGGCCGGGAGAAAGGGGTTCGAAGCTGACCCTTCGGAAGCCCGTTCTACACCCTCAAACCCTGGGGGTGATGGGCTCGAAACACGCATCCTCTCGCTCCTCGAAAATGGGCAATATTTGTCGTGGGATGGGCTCGTCGAAGAACTATCAAATTCGTTTGAAGACCGGCTCGAATCGGCGCTCGATTCACTCCAGCAAGCCAATCGAATCCAGTACTCGGGACGCCACGGCGGATACACCATTTCTGGAGGTATGAATGGGCGTCAGTAACCAGACCGACGCGACAGCAGACCCGGTGGGATACTTCCTCCAAGACATGGTCTATCACGGCAAAAGCGAACGGACGAGAAACGCCTACGAACGGGTATTACGGGAGTTTGAGGCGTTTTTAGCCGACGGGTCGCGCAATCCGCGCGGCACGGCCATCACCCCCGCCGACGCAGGCCAACGCGACTGCATGGCGTGGGTACACACCATGCGCGGGCGGCTCGCAGAGAGCACGGTCGCCACCTACGCTTCCTACCTCCACCGGTTTTACGCCTATATGACCCAAGTCGGAGCGTTCGATTCGAACCCCATGACCCTCGTCCGTGAAGAGATGGACGAACGCATCAACAAGGACCCGACGCGCCGCGAGATCACACTCCCCGCAATGCGTGAGTTCGTCCAAGGACTTGGCCACCCGCTCGAACAGGCGGTTGTCGTCACGCTGCTCAAAACTGGGATGCGTGTTGGCGAACTCTGCAACGTCGATTGCAGGGACATTCACATCGAAGACGAATGGGTGAAATCAACATACGATAGCTCGATTCGAGTGGCAATCGAAGCGCGTCCGAACTCGTTGTTCGTCGCCAGTGAGCCGTCTCGCGGACTGGTCGTAAACGGCGAAAAACGCACCGCGTCGAACAAGCGCAAACGAGATACGGTGATACCAATCGACGCGGAGCTGCGTCGCGTGCTGAAACGCTGGCTCGCAATCCGGCCAGACGCGGCGTCTTCGGCCGCTCCACTCTTCGTGAGCACCGGTGACGAATGGGGCAAGCGACTGACTCCCGAGATGGTGCGCGCGATGGTCAAAACCCATGCACGAGAGGCCGGTTGGTACCGCTCAGGCGGCGGTGCAGAAGAGAACGTCACGCCCCACTACTTTCGCCACTTTTTCACCACGCACCTCCGGGACGCAACGGGCGAGCGCGGCGTCGTGAAGTACCTCCGTGGCGACGTCGCAGAAGACATCATCGACACCTACACCCACAACTGGGGCGACCGCGTGCGCGAGGTCTACGCGGAAAACATTTATTCGTTGCTGTAGACACAACACAATTTGACCGTTGGTTGTGCGACGTGTAAAGTGCATGTTGCTATATCGAAACTACCAATGTGGCCACCGCGAAATAGTTAAAATATCAGCATAAGTGGGCGGGTTACTCTCGGTGGGGTTGAGCCAATCTATTTGCGCTGTGTCATTGATAGCCATACAATGACCGGGCGATACCCGACGAAACGACCGATTGACGCGGCGGTTGCGGGGAGCGACACGGAATTTGACCCACCCGCCGAACTGCTCTCGATGCCGTGGATAGACATTCATAACCATGCGCACACGCTCTCGTGGGGAGACCGCGAGAAGTTTGCATTGAGCGGCTGTGAGCAAATGGTGATGATGGCGGCGGCGTACTACTGGCTACCGTACAAACCAGTCGCGGCCGACGACGTGCGATTTCTTTGGGACGACGCGCTCAACCGCCTCGCACAGATTCGCCAGTCGCACCTGTTCGACGCGAAACTCGGGATTGGCATTCACACGGGCACGCGCGTCAAGGATGTTTCCGAATTACTCGACTTGATGCCCGACTACTGCGCGCTTGACGAGGTTGCTGCGGTAGGAGAAATCGGGATTACTGCCTCTCAGCACGTCGACGGCTGGAGGCTTGCCGAGCAAAAAGAGATGATGCGCCGCCAGTTTGAGATTGCTCGGGACGCGAACCTCCCCGCAATCGTCCACACACCCGCAGACCTCGATGGCGTAGACATTCCAGACCGCGTGCGCGGCGGGCTTCCGGGCTACGAATTAGACCTCTCGATGCAACAAGACCCCGTGCTCACCGGGGAGAACGTGAAACTGCAAGCCACTGAACTCGACATTGCGCTCAAAGACGAGGCAGGGTTGCCTGACGACCAAATGGTCATCTCCCACGGCGACCAGCAGATTGCGCCAACTGTGCTCGAAACGACCGATTGCTACCTGAGTTTTACCGTGAGTTACCCGTGGCTCTTGGGTGTCACCGCAGAGGATGTCGCGGCGGTCATCAAAGAGTACGGCTCGGAGCGCGTGCTCATCGAAACCGACAGTGCTGGTATCCTTCGCGGTGACGTGTTCTCGTTCAAGCGGACACTGTTCGAACTCTACCGCCACGGATTGTCTGAAGAAACCATCAAACAGGTTGCTTACGACAACCCGAAATCCCTACTCTCGTGAATTTCACCGGGTGAATGGCTGTATTCGTGCATTTCCGCGACAGCCTTTTTGCGTTCAACTCCCAATCAGTTACAAGTGTTTTTGCGGTCGTTGATTCGTTTTCCTCCGACGAGCGCGCACACGACCTACCCATGAGTGACGTAGCAATTCGCTCGTATTCGAGCGACGAGACACCTGTCTCGACAGAAGTGAAGAAACGCACCGTCGAACTACTCGCCTGCCCCGAATGTGGTGGCCGCCTCGTAGCCGACGCAGAACACGGCGAGACTGTCTGCACCGAGTGTGGACTGGTCGTCACAGAACGCAAGATAGACCCCGGCCCTGAGTGGCGCAACCGAAGTGATGGCGAGCAAACCGACGCAAGCCGCGTCGGCGCGCCAGCCACGAATCTGCTCCACGACAAGGGGCTTTCGACCAAGATTAGCTGGCAGAACGTCGATGGCTACGGCCAGACGCTCAACTCGCGCCAGCGAAAGCGAATGAACCGCCTTCGCACGTGGGACGAACGCTTCCGGACGCGTAACCACGGTGAGCGCAATCTGATGCAGGCACTCGGTGAAATCGACCGGATGGCTTCCGGGCTTGGCCTCAGCAAAGAGGTTCGCGAGACAGCCGCCGCTATCTACCGACGCGCACTCGAAGCCAAACTGCTTCCGGGCCGCTCAATCGAAGGCATGGCAACCGCTGCGGTTTATGCCGCAGCACGCATCGAAGGGAGTCCACGGAGCATCCCCGAAGTAGCGGTCGTGAGCCGCATCGACGAAATGGAGTTCAAGCGGACCTACCGCTATCTCATCCGTGAACTGAATTTGGGCGTCACACTCGCAAGCCCCGACGACTACG encodes:
- a CDS encoding TatD family hydrolase — its product is MTGRYPTKRPIDAAVAGSDTEFDPPAELLSMPWIDIHNHAHTLSWGDREKFALSGCEQMVMMAAAYYWLPYKPVAADDVRFLWDDALNRLAQIRQSHLFDAKLGIGIHTGTRVKDVSELLDLMPDYCALDEVAAVGEIGITASQHVDGWRLAEQKEMMRRQFEIARDANLPAIVHTPADLDGVDIPDRVRGGLPGYELDLSMQQDPVLTGENVKLQATELDIALKDEAGLPDDQMVISHGDQQIAPTVLETTDCYLSFTVSYPWLLGVTAEDVAAVIKEYGSERVLIETDSAGILRGDVFSFKRTLFELYRHGLSEETIKQVAYDNPKSLLS
- a CDS encoding TFIIB-type zinc ribbon-containing protein, coding for MSDVAIRSYSSDETPVSTEVKKRTVELLACPECGGRLVADAEHGETVCTECGLVVTERKIDPGPEWRNRSDGEQTDASRVGAPATNLLHDKGLSTKISWQNVDGYGQTLNSRQRKRMNRLRTWDERFRTRNHGERNLMQALGEIDRMASGLGLSKEVRETAAAIYRRALEAKLLPGRSIEGMATAAVYAAARIEGSPRSIPEVAVVSRIDEMEFKRTYRYLIRELNLGVTLASPDDYVGRFASALSLSEATVAQARDLLRSGEEQNLHVGKSPTGLAAAAVYAAALLTNEKLTQDEVSAVADVSTVTIRVRYQELLEAAGKTA
- a CDS encoding aldolase/citrate lyase family protein is translated as METLRQNTLRKTLESGNVALGILDNTYSPTLVEFYGELGLDFVWIDFEHGGPSPWDGERLTELLRAAELVDTELLVRLPSTEPGLIRKALDVGARNLFLSRVKTVEEVEDAVSATQFRYRDAAGERGLASPRAARWGLAADYVGSEDTETVIGVTIETREAVEHIDEILAVPALGFVFAGPLDLSVAYGHPGDIDHAVVTEAVETIRTAAVEAGVPLGGLGFGMDDVNEKAKTGYQLLNIGSTTGALKGAVEGWLAADGRQT
- a CDS encoding DUF5805 domain-containing protein; translation: MTDVEADTERTVVKTYLPSYQKEIWQEHAAELDMSQSEYVRAMVQAGRKGFEADPSEARSTPSNPGGDGLETRILSLLENGQYLSWDGLVEELSNSFEDRLESALDSLQQANRIQYSGRHGGYTISGGMNGRQ
- a CDS encoding tyrosine-type recombinase/integrase, encoding MGVSNQTDATADPVGYFLQDMVYHGKSERTRNAYERVLREFEAFLADGSRNPRGTAITPADAGQRDCMAWVHTMRGRLAESTVATYASYLHRFYAYMTQVGAFDSNPMTLVREEMDERINKDPTRREITLPAMREFVQGLGHPLEQAVVVTLLKTGMRVGELCNVDCRDIHIEDEWVKSTYDSSIRVAIEARPNSLFVASEPSRGLVVNGEKRTASNKRKRDTVIPIDAELRRVLKRWLAIRPDAASSAAPLFVSTGDEWGKRLTPEMVRAMVKTHAREAGWYRSGGGAEENVTPHYFRHFFTTHLRDATGERGVVKYLRGDVAEDIIDTYTHNWGDRVREVYAENIYSLL
- a CDS encoding aldehyde ferredoxin oxidoreductase C-terminal domain-containing protein, whose protein sequence is MLHARGPLLSVDVGAKTTEEVNIDDALTQFIGGRGLATRLSHERTPFDADPFGPENRLYFTTGPMQTSNMSFTGRMNATAISPLTNGLLSSNAGGFVSRNFGATGYSAVEFVGQSDELLAVHITDEGVTFEEVPDLEEATVSETDEYMAEHHDLGEDQLCVIGPAGENRVRFASIMTSESRAFGRGGLGAVMGAKGIKAISFDGDSTPDIEISATQMDIHREAATSDHIMKRQGTTSVTDLANEVGAFPTKYFAETSFEGASGINGDAVESKKYKKGTCSSCAFACKLPTKDEEAGVETEGPEFETVMSFGSNALVDDIVDVMKSNELCDEFGVDTISAGDAISAYLAANDEFGNVSLIHELVEKIAYREGDGDLLAEGIDRFHEELGVENWTVKGMEFPAHDGRTLNGQGLSFATANRGADHMYATFYALEYPLVSHKDALPPEGFEGKPAALIEKENVMALNDSGIVCKFSRGSMSPERYENLFDASYDELLSVGSRVVELERHFNNQRGFSRADDVLPYELDGFDAALSEYYELRGWADNGVVPDDAVTEFVA